The proteins below are encoded in one region of Apium graveolens cultivar Ventura chromosome 4, ASM990537v1, whole genome shotgun sequence:
- the LOC141718529 gene encoding large ribosomal subunit protein eL39, which yields MPSHKTFIIKKKLAKKMRQNRPIPHWIRMRTDNTIRYNAKRRHWRRTKLGF from the exons ATG CCGTCACACAAGACATTCATCATCAAGAAGAAGCTGGCGAAGAAGATGAGGCAGAACCGTCCCATTCCTCACTGGATCCGTATGCGTACTGACAACACCATCAG GTACAATGCTAAGCGCAGACACTGGCGCAGAACCAAGCTAGGGTTTTAG